From Carassius gibelio isolate Cgi1373 ecotype wild population from Czech Republic chromosome B21, carGib1.2-hapl.c, whole genome shotgun sequence, the proteins below share one genomic window:
- the cast gene encoding calpastatin isoform X24 codes for MGQILSWIRGTQDQPALQDVTVEQQSQQVTPTPTSQVSSGKPAQYEVQVEVGSSGTKVNTEDVDPFDALSGTLPSSEPVAPKVPAFTGPEVKEPNVKAEKGVICGERDDTLPPGYRRADLEKKTPAGVPEKPKEVPKPISSDEALDSLSAGFVSSAPPAPKKTDVKTETVGAVDVRSAGISNFAPPPPSQKQPAPSQPAAVTKSPAPPADKKSRIETPAQPAKPKTDDTDVSLDALSALGDTLGAPEPPKKLPELKPGQIVDEKKQTSEKGVRVGERDDTLPPGYRFSEEELMKYPPPKKEPSINTDDALDFLSGGFSESVAAPVVKAPVPPSQEKKKPEAVPEKTKDVPKPEVDELSALDALACDFVAPAQSVPKVSSGAPKTVPPGPMQPPQTDEDAFSALGDTLGKPEPPKKEPELKPKDIVHEKDVTFKKGVRVGERDDTLPPGYRFSEEELKKYPPPEKEPSLDTTEALDILSGGFATPSEASAAKTPVCPASKLPAKPLDPASDFALDALADDFVAPSSASKVQSAVSGPPHADRQLSEGSSSALDALSDTLADIKGAPEPAPVPPKDVVKEKNIVEERVSKPGERDDTLPPEYRFTEEDRKAFLADKQKDVKPKKPSIDDTTALDMLSSDFSSVQPVKPSAPDAQHFTPEPQPSTFKASGPVFDELAEKVIPNLTDPKAKDSKPKGKGAKPKSKPKKQSVEDSSSTEKLPGKPSSDVVPSSSTKSGNR; via the exons ATGGGCCAGATCTTGAGCTGGATCCGCGGCACACAGGACCAACCTGCCCTGCAGGACGTCACTGTCGAGCAACAG TCTCAGCAAGTCACACCCACCCCAACATCTCAGGTCTCCTCAGGGAAACCTGCACAATATGAG GTGCAAGTAGAAGTGGGTTCTTCTGGAACTAAAGTCAACACAGAG gatgTAGATCCGTTTGATGCCCTTTCTGGTACTCTACCATCATCAGAACCTGTGGCTCCAAAAGTCCCAGCATTCACTGGACCAGAGGTCAAAGAG CCAAATGTAAAGGCAGAGAAGGGTGTTATCTGTGGTGAGAGAGATGACACGTTGCCACCCGGATACAGACGAGCAGACCTG GAAAAGAAAACACCTGCCGGAGTTCCTGAGAAGCCTAAAGAAGTTCCCAAG CCAATAAGTTCAGACGAGGCGCTGGACTCCCTCTCAGCTGGGTTTGTGTCTTCAGCTCCACCTGCTCCTAAGAAGACTGATGTG AAAACTGAAACAGTAGGAGCAGTCGATGTTCGTTCTGCAGGCATCTCCAACTTTGCTCCCCCTCCACCCTCTCAG AAACAGCCGGCACCATCTCAGCCTGCTGCTGTAACCAAATCCCCTGCTCCACCAGCTGACAAGAAATCCAGGATCGAGACACCTGCACAACCCGCTAAACCAAAGACAGATGAC ACGGACGTGTCACTGGACGCTCTCAGTGCTTTGGGCGACACACTGGGCGCTCCAGAACCACCCAAAAAATTACCTGAACTCAAACCTGGGCAGATAGTTGAT GAGAAGAAACAGACATCAGAGAAGGGCGTTCGTGTTGGAGAGCGAGATGACACGCTCCCACCAGGTTACAGATTCTCAGAGGAAGAGCTCATGAAATATCCTCCTCCTAAGAAAGAG CCCTCAATAAACACAGATGATGCACTGGACTTTCTTTCTGGAGGTTTCTCAGAGTCTGTAGCAGCACCGGTGGTAAAGGCCCCTGTTCCTCCTTCACAG GAAAAGAAGAAACCTGAAGCAGTTCCTGAAAAGACTAAAGATGTTCCTAAG CCTGAAGTGGATGAATTGTCAGCTCTGGATGCTCTGGCTTGTGATTTTGTGGCTCCTGCACAGTCTGTGCCTAAG GTTTCTTCTGGTGCTCCTAAAACTGTCCCGCCAGGCCCTATGCAACCACCACAGACAGATGAG GATGCTTTCAGCGCTCTGGGTGACACATTGGGTAAACCAGAGCCACCCAAAAAAGAACCCGAACTCAAACCCAAGGACATCGTTCAT GAGAAGGATGTGACATTTAAAAAGGGAGTTCGTGTTGGAGAGCGAGACGACACGCTCCCACCAGGTTACAGATTCTCAGAGGAAGAGCTCAAGAAATATCCTCCTCCTGAGAAAGAG CCATCCTTAGACACTACTGAAGCTCTGGATATTCTGTCTGGTGGTTTTGCAACCCCCTCTGAAGCATCGGCTGCCAAGACCCCCGTCTGTCCTGCCTCTAAGCTTCCTGCTAAG CCTTTAGATCCTGCTTCCGATTTCGCTTTAGATGCTCTTGCAGATGATTTTGTCGCTCCTTCTTCTGCATCTAAAGTTCAGTCTGCTGTCTCTGGCCCCCCACATGCTGACAGACAG TTGTCAGAAGGTTCCTCATCAGCTTTGGATGCCCTCTCAGACACTTTAGCAGACATTAAAGGAGCCCCTGAGCCTGCCCCTGTCCCACCTAAAGACGTCGTTAAG GAAAAGAATATAGTGGAGGAAAGAGTGAGTAAACCAGGTGAGAGAGACGACACCCTTCCACCTGAGTATCGGTTCACAGAGGAAGACCGCAAG GCATTTCTAGCAGACAAGCAGAAAGATGTCAAACCGAAAAAG CCATCAATCGATGACACAACGGCCCTTGACATGCTGTCTAGTGATTTTTCTTCAGTACAACCCGTGAAGCCCTCAGCACCTGACGCCCAACACTTCACCCCTGAACCACAACCGTCAACATTTAAG gCATCAGGTCCAGTTTTTGACGAGCTGGCAGAAAAAGTTATTCCCAACCTGACTGACCCTAAAGCTAAAGACAGCAAACCAAAG GGAAAGGGTGCAAAACCAAAGTCTAAACCAAAG
- the cast gene encoding calpastatin isoform X27, producing MGQILSWIRGTQDQPALQDVTVEQQSQQVTPTPTSQVSSGKPAQYEVQVEVGSSGTKVNTEDVDPFDALSGTLPSSEPVAPKVPAFTGPEVKEPNVKAEKGVICGERDDTLPPGYRRADLEKKTPAGVPEKPKEVPKPISSDEALDSLSAGFVSSAPPAPKKTDVKTETVGAVDVRSAGISNFAPPPPSQKQPAPSQPAAVTKSPAPPADKKSRIETPAQPAKPKTDDTDVSLDALSALGDTLGAPEPPKKLPELKPGQIVDEKKQTSEKGVRVGERDDTLPPGYRFSEEELMKYPPPKKEPSINTDDALDFLSGGFSESVAAPVVKAPVPPSQEKKKPEAVPEKTKDVPKPEVDELSALDALACDFVAPAQSVPKVSSGAPKTVPPGPMQPPQTDEDAFSALGDTLGKPEPPKKEPELKPKDIVHEKDVTFKKGVRVGERDDTLPPGYRFSEEELKKYPPPEKEPSLDTTEALDILSGGFATPSEASAAKTPVCPASKLPAKPLDPASDFALDALADDFVAPSSASKVQSAVSGPPHADRQLSEGSSSALDALSDTLADIKGAPEPAPVPPKDVVKEKNIVEERVSKPGERDDTLPPEYRFTEEDRKAFLADKQKDVKPKKPSIDDTTALDMLSSDFSSVQPVKPSAPDAQHFTPEPQPSTFKASGPVFDELAEKVIPNLTDPKAKDSKPKKQSVEDSSSTEKLPGKPSSDVVPSSSTKSGNR from the exons ATGGGCCAGATCTTGAGCTGGATCCGCGGCACACAGGACCAACCTGCCCTGCAGGACGTCACTGTCGAGCAACAG TCTCAGCAAGTCACACCCACCCCAACATCTCAGGTCTCCTCAGGGAAACCTGCACAATATGAG GTGCAAGTAGAAGTGGGTTCTTCTGGAACTAAAGTCAACACAGAG gatgTAGATCCGTTTGATGCCCTTTCTGGTACTCTACCATCATCAGAACCTGTGGCTCCAAAAGTCCCAGCATTCACTGGACCAGAGGTCAAAGAG CCAAATGTAAAGGCAGAGAAGGGTGTTATCTGTGGTGAGAGAGATGACACGTTGCCACCCGGATACAGACGAGCAGACCTG GAAAAGAAAACACCTGCCGGAGTTCCTGAGAAGCCTAAAGAAGTTCCCAAG CCAATAAGTTCAGACGAGGCGCTGGACTCCCTCTCAGCTGGGTTTGTGTCTTCAGCTCCACCTGCTCCTAAGAAGACTGATGTG AAAACTGAAACAGTAGGAGCAGTCGATGTTCGTTCTGCAGGCATCTCCAACTTTGCTCCCCCTCCACCCTCTCAG AAACAGCCGGCACCATCTCAGCCTGCTGCTGTAACCAAATCCCCTGCTCCACCAGCTGACAAGAAATCCAGGATCGAGACACCTGCACAACCCGCTAAACCAAAGACAGATGAC ACGGACGTGTCACTGGACGCTCTCAGTGCTTTGGGCGACACACTGGGCGCTCCAGAACCACCCAAAAAATTACCTGAACTCAAACCTGGGCAGATAGTTGAT GAGAAGAAACAGACATCAGAGAAGGGCGTTCGTGTTGGAGAGCGAGATGACACGCTCCCACCAGGTTACAGATTCTCAGAGGAAGAGCTCATGAAATATCCTCCTCCTAAGAAAGAG CCCTCAATAAACACAGATGATGCACTGGACTTTCTTTCTGGAGGTTTCTCAGAGTCTGTAGCAGCACCGGTGGTAAAGGCCCCTGTTCCTCCTTCACAG GAAAAGAAGAAACCTGAAGCAGTTCCTGAAAAGACTAAAGATGTTCCTAAG CCTGAAGTGGATGAATTGTCAGCTCTGGATGCTCTGGCTTGTGATTTTGTGGCTCCTGCACAGTCTGTGCCTAAG GTTTCTTCTGGTGCTCCTAAAACTGTCCCGCCAGGCCCTATGCAACCACCACAGACAGATGAG GATGCTTTCAGCGCTCTGGGTGACACATTGGGTAAACCAGAGCCACCCAAAAAAGAACCCGAACTCAAACCCAAGGACATCGTTCAT GAGAAGGATGTGACATTTAAAAAGGGAGTTCGTGTTGGAGAGCGAGACGACACGCTCCCACCAGGTTACAGATTCTCAGAGGAAGAGCTCAAGAAATATCCTCCTCCTGAGAAAGAG CCATCCTTAGACACTACTGAAGCTCTGGATATTCTGTCTGGTGGTTTTGCAACCCCCTCTGAAGCATCGGCTGCCAAGACCCCCGTCTGTCCTGCCTCTAAGCTTCCTGCTAAG CCTTTAGATCCTGCTTCCGATTTCGCTTTAGATGCTCTTGCAGATGATTTTGTCGCTCCTTCTTCTGCATCTAAAGTTCAGTCTGCTGTCTCTGGCCCCCCACATGCTGACAGACAG TTGTCAGAAGGTTCCTCATCAGCTTTGGATGCCCTCTCAGACACTTTAGCAGACATTAAAGGAGCCCCTGAGCCTGCCCCTGTCCCACCTAAAGACGTCGTTAAG GAAAAGAATATAGTGGAGGAAAGAGTGAGTAAACCAGGTGAGAGAGACGACACCCTTCCACCTGAGTATCGGTTCACAGAGGAAGACCGCAAG GCATTTCTAGCAGACAAGCAGAAAGATGTCAAACCGAAAAAG CCATCAATCGATGACACAACGGCCCTTGACATGCTGTCTAGTGATTTTTCTTCAGTACAACCCGTGAAGCCCTCAGCACCTGACGCCCAACACTTCACCCCTGAACCACAACCGTCAACATTTAAG gCATCAGGTCCAGTTTTTGACGAGCTGGCAGAAAAAGTTATTCCCAACCTGACTGACCCTAAAGCTAAAGACAGCAAACCAAAG
- the cast gene encoding calpastatin isoform X6, translating to MGQILSWIRGTQDQPALQDVTVEQQVSLTAYNRIESQQVTPTPTSQVSSGKPAQYEKGATQSSTAAVTVKPGTAPAAPSGASSAGAAGGGGFTTTQKGPSQVTPQATVSKPTPAPSAKVPVVSSGTGPAGTTGVKATDPLKDKAQSTTIPSSKPGPAKVDPAVGKPSAPAGTQKQTSAQKVQVEVGSSGTKVNTEDVDPFDALSGTLPSSEPVAPKVPAFTGPEVKEPNVKAEKGVICGERDDTLPPGYRRADLEKKTPAGVPEKPKEVPKPISSDEALDSLSAGFVSSAPPAPKKTDVKTETVGAVDVRSAGISNFAPPPPSQKQPAPSQPAAVTKSPAPPADKKSRIETPAQPAKPKTDDTDVSLDALSALGDTLGAPEPPKKLPELKPGQIVDEKKQTSEKGVRVGERDDTLPPGYRFSEEELMKYPPPKKEPSINTDDALDFLSGGFSESVAAPVVKAPVPPSQEKKKPEAVPEKTKDVPKPEVDELSALDALACDFVAPAQSVPKVSSGAPKTVPPGPMQPPQTDEDAFSALGDTLGKPEPPKKEPELKPKDIVHEKDVTFKKGVRVGERDDTLPPGYRFSEEELKKYPPPEKEPSLDTTEALDILSGGFATPSEASAAKTPVCPASKLPAKPLDPASDFALDALADDFVAPSSASKVQSAVSGPPHADRQLSEGSSSALDALSDTLADIKGAPEPAPVPPKDVVKEKNIVEERVSKPGERDDTLPPEYRFTEEDRKAFLADKQKDVKPKKPSIDDTTALDMLSSDFSSVQPVKPSAPDAQHFTPEPQPSTFKASGPVFDELAEKVIPNLTDPKAKDSKPKGKGAKPKSKPKKQSVEDSSSTEKLPGKPSSDVVPSSSTKSGNR from the exons ATGGGCCAGATCTTGAGCTGGATCCGCGGCACACAGGACCAACCTGCCCTGCAGGACGTCACTGTCGAGCAACAGGTGTCACTTACTGCATATAATCGAATCGAG TCTCAGCAAGTCACACCCACCCCAACATCTCAGGTCTCCTCAGGGAAACCTGCACAATATGAG AAAGGAGCTACGCAGTCGTCTACAGCAGCTGTGACTGTCAAACCCGGCACCGCACCTGCAGCTCCTTCAGGAGCATCTTCTGCTGGAGCTGCAGGCGGTGGAGGCTTCACCACCACTCAGAAAGGACCTTCCCAAGTCACGCCACAG GCCACAGTCTCTAAACCCACACCTGCACCTTCTGCTAAAGTCCCAGTTGTGAGCTCTGGGACTGGACCTGCTGGAACGACAGGAGTGAAGGCCACAGACCCTCTGAAAGATAAGGCCCAG AGTACAACCATTCCCTCATCCAAACCGGGACCTGCTAAGGTGGATCCGGCTGTTGGGAAGCCCTCAGCCCCGGCCGGTACCCAAAAACAGACAAGCGCTCAAAAG GTGCAAGTAGAAGTGGGTTCTTCTGGAACTAAAGTCAACACAGAG gatgTAGATCCGTTTGATGCCCTTTCTGGTACTCTACCATCATCAGAACCTGTGGCTCCAAAAGTCCCAGCATTCACTGGACCAGAGGTCAAAGAG CCAAATGTAAAGGCAGAGAAGGGTGTTATCTGTGGTGAGAGAGATGACACGTTGCCACCCGGATACAGACGAGCAGACCTG GAAAAGAAAACACCTGCCGGAGTTCCTGAGAAGCCTAAAGAAGTTCCCAAG CCAATAAGTTCAGACGAGGCGCTGGACTCCCTCTCAGCTGGGTTTGTGTCTTCAGCTCCACCTGCTCCTAAGAAGACTGATGTG AAAACTGAAACAGTAGGAGCAGTCGATGTTCGTTCTGCAGGCATCTCCAACTTTGCTCCCCCTCCACCCTCTCAG AAACAGCCGGCACCATCTCAGCCTGCTGCTGTAACCAAATCCCCTGCTCCACCAGCTGACAAGAAATCCAGGATCGAGACACCTGCACAACCCGCTAAACCAAAGACAGATGAC ACGGACGTGTCACTGGACGCTCTCAGTGCTTTGGGCGACACACTGGGCGCTCCAGAACCACCCAAAAAATTACCTGAACTCAAACCTGGGCAGATAGTTGAT GAGAAGAAACAGACATCAGAGAAGGGCGTTCGTGTTGGAGAGCGAGATGACACGCTCCCACCAGGTTACAGATTCTCAGAGGAAGAGCTCATGAAATATCCTCCTCCTAAGAAAGAG CCCTCAATAAACACAGATGATGCACTGGACTTTCTTTCTGGAGGTTTCTCAGAGTCTGTAGCAGCACCGGTGGTAAAGGCCCCTGTTCCTCCTTCACAG GAAAAGAAGAAACCTGAAGCAGTTCCTGAAAAGACTAAAGATGTTCCTAAG CCTGAAGTGGATGAATTGTCAGCTCTGGATGCTCTGGCTTGTGATTTTGTGGCTCCTGCACAGTCTGTGCCTAAG GTTTCTTCTGGTGCTCCTAAAACTGTCCCGCCAGGCCCTATGCAACCACCACAGACAGATGAG GATGCTTTCAGCGCTCTGGGTGACACATTGGGTAAACCAGAGCCACCCAAAAAAGAACCCGAACTCAAACCCAAGGACATCGTTCAT GAGAAGGATGTGACATTTAAAAAGGGAGTTCGTGTTGGAGAGCGAGACGACACGCTCCCACCAGGTTACAGATTCTCAGAGGAAGAGCTCAAGAAATATCCTCCTCCTGAGAAAGAG CCATCCTTAGACACTACTGAAGCTCTGGATATTCTGTCTGGTGGTTTTGCAACCCCCTCTGAAGCATCGGCTGCCAAGACCCCCGTCTGTCCTGCCTCTAAGCTTCCTGCTAAG CCTTTAGATCCTGCTTCCGATTTCGCTTTAGATGCTCTTGCAGATGATTTTGTCGCTCCTTCTTCTGCATCTAAAGTTCAGTCTGCTGTCTCTGGCCCCCCACATGCTGACAGACAG TTGTCAGAAGGTTCCTCATCAGCTTTGGATGCCCTCTCAGACACTTTAGCAGACATTAAAGGAGCCCCTGAGCCTGCCCCTGTCCCACCTAAAGACGTCGTTAAG GAAAAGAATATAGTGGAGGAAAGAGTGAGTAAACCAGGTGAGAGAGACGACACCCTTCCACCTGAGTATCGGTTCACAGAGGAAGACCGCAAG GCATTTCTAGCAGACAAGCAGAAAGATGTCAAACCGAAAAAG CCATCAATCGATGACACAACGGCCCTTGACATGCTGTCTAGTGATTTTTCTTCAGTACAACCCGTGAAGCCCTCAGCACCTGACGCCCAACACTTCACCCCTGAACCACAACCGTCAACATTTAAG gCATCAGGTCCAGTTTTTGACGAGCTGGCAGAAAAAGTTATTCCCAACCTGACTGACCCTAAAGCTAAAGACAGCAAACCAAAG GGAAAGGGTGCAAAACCAAAGTCTAAACCAAAG
- the cast gene encoding calpastatin isoform X15 encodes MGQILSWIRGTQDQPALQDVTVEQQSQQVTPTPTSQVSSGKPAQYEKGATQSSTAAVTVKPGTAPAAPSGASSAGAAGGGGFTTTQKGPSQVTPQSTTIPSSKPGPAKVDPAVGKPSAPAGTQKQTSAQKVQVEVGSSGTKVNTEDVDPFDALSGTLPSSEPVAPKVPAFTGPEVKEPNVKAEKGVICGERDDTLPPGYRRADLEKKTPAGVPEKPKEVPKPISSDEALDSLSAGFVSSAPPAPKKTDVKTETVGAVDVRSAGISNFAPPPPSQKQPAPSQPAAVTKSPAPPADKKSRIETPAQPAKPKTDDTDVSLDALSALGDTLGAPEPPKKLPELKPGQIVDEKKQTSEKGVRVGERDDTLPPGYRFSEEELMKYPPPKKEPSINTDDALDFLSGGFSESVAAPVVKAPVPPSQEKKKPEAVPEKTKDVPKPEVDELSALDALACDFVAPAQSVPKVSSGAPKTVPPGPMQPPQTDEDAFSALGDTLGKPEPPKKEPELKPKDIVHEKDVTFKKGVRVGERDDTLPPGYRFSEEELKKYPPPEKEPSLDTTEALDILSGGFATPSEASAAKTPVCPASKLPAKPLDPASDFALDALADDFVAPSSASKVQSAVSGPPHADRQLSEGSSSALDALSDTLADIKGAPEPAPVPPKDVVKEKNIVEERVSKPGERDDTLPPEYRFTEEDRKAFLADKQKDVKPKKPSIDDTTALDMLSSDFSSVQPVKPSAPDAQHFTPEPQPSTFKASGPVFDELAEKVIPNLTDPKAKDSKPKKQSVEDSSSTEKLPGKPSSDVVPSSSTKSGNR; translated from the exons ATGGGCCAGATCTTGAGCTGGATCCGCGGCACACAGGACCAACCTGCCCTGCAGGACGTCACTGTCGAGCAACAG TCTCAGCAAGTCACACCCACCCCAACATCTCAGGTCTCCTCAGGGAAACCTGCACAATATGAG AAAGGAGCTACGCAGTCGTCTACAGCAGCTGTGACTGTCAAACCCGGCACCGCACCTGCAGCTCCTTCAGGAGCATCTTCTGCTGGAGCTGCAGGCGGTGGAGGCTTCACCACCACTCAGAAAGGACCTTCCCAAGTCACGCCACAG AGTACAACCATTCCCTCATCCAAACCGGGACCTGCTAAGGTGGATCCGGCTGTTGGGAAGCCCTCAGCCCCGGCCGGTACCCAAAAACAGACAAGCGCTCAAAAG GTGCAAGTAGAAGTGGGTTCTTCTGGAACTAAAGTCAACACAGAG gatgTAGATCCGTTTGATGCCCTTTCTGGTACTCTACCATCATCAGAACCTGTGGCTCCAAAAGTCCCAGCATTCACTGGACCAGAGGTCAAAGAG CCAAATGTAAAGGCAGAGAAGGGTGTTATCTGTGGTGAGAGAGATGACACGTTGCCACCCGGATACAGACGAGCAGACCTG GAAAAGAAAACACCTGCCGGAGTTCCTGAGAAGCCTAAAGAAGTTCCCAAG CCAATAAGTTCAGACGAGGCGCTGGACTCCCTCTCAGCTGGGTTTGTGTCTTCAGCTCCACCTGCTCCTAAGAAGACTGATGTG AAAACTGAAACAGTAGGAGCAGTCGATGTTCGTTCTGCAGGCATCTCCAACTTTGCTCCCCCTCCACCCTCTCAG AAACAGCCGGCACCATCTCAGCCTGCTGCTGTAACCAAATCCCCTGCTCCACCAGCTGACAAGAAATCCAGGATCGAGACACCTGCACAACCCGCTAAACCAAAGACAGATGAC ACGGACGTGTCACTGGACGCTCTCAGTGCTTTGGGCGACACACTGGGCGCTCCAGAACCACCCAAAAAATTACCTGAACTCAAACCTGGGCAGATAGTTGAT GAGAAGAAACAGACATCAGAGAAGGGCGTTCGTGTTGGAGAGCGAGATGACACGCTCCCACCAGGTTACAGATTCTCAGAGGAAGAGCTCATGAAATATCCTCCTCCTAAGAAAGAG CCCTCAATAAACACAGATGATGCACTGGACTTTCTTTCTGGAGGTTTCTCAGAGTCTGTAGCAGCACCGGTGGTAAAGGCCCCTGTTCCTCCTTCACAG GAAAAGAAGAAACCTGAAGCAGTTCCTGAAAAGACTAAAGATGTTCCTAAG CCTGAAGTGGATGAATTGTCAGCTCTGGATGCTCTGGCTTGTGATTTTGTGGCTCCTGCACAGTCTGTGCCTAAG GTTTCTTCTGGTGCTCCTAAAACTGTCCCGCCAGGCCCTATGCAACCACCACAGACAGATGAG GATGCTTTCAGCGCTCTGGGTGACACATTGGGTAAACCAGAGCCACCCAAAAAAGAACCCGAACTCAAACCCAAGGACATCGTTCAT GAGAAGGATGTGACATTTAAAAAGGGAGTTCGTGTTGGAGAGCGAGACGACACGCTCCCACCAGGTTACAGATTCTCAGAGGAAGAGCTCAAGAAATATCCTCCTCCTGAGAAAGAG CCATCCTTAGACACTACTGAAGCTCTGGATATTCTGTCTGGTGGTTTTGCAACCCCCTCTGAAGCATCGGCTGCCAAGACCCCCGTCTGTCCTGCCTCTAAGCTTCCTGCTAAG CCTTTAGATCCTGCTTCCGATTTCGCTTTAGATGCTCTTGCAGATGATTTTGTCGCTCCTTCTTCTGCATCTAAAGTTCAGTCTGCTGTCTCTGGCCCCCCACATGCTGACAGACAG TTGTCAGAAGGTTCCTCATCAGCTTTGGATGCCCTCTCAGACACTTTAGCAGACATTAAAGGAGCCCCTGAGCCTGCCCCTGTCCCACCTAAAGACGTCGTTAAG GAAAAGAATATAGTGGAGGAAAGAGTGAGTAAACCAGGTGAGAGAGACGACACCCTTCCACCTGAGTATCGGTTCACAGAGGAAGACCGCAAG GCATTTCTAGCAGACAAGCAGAAAGATGTCAAACCGAAAAAG CCATCAATCGATGACACAACGGCCCTTGACATGCTGTCTAGTGATTTTTCTTCAGTACAACCCGTGAAGCCCTCAGCACCTGACGCCCAACACTTCACCCCTGAACCACAACCGTCAACATTTAAG gCATCAGGTCCAGTTTTTGACGAGCTGGCAGAAAAAGTTATTCCCAACCTGACTGACCCTAAAGCTAAAGACAGCAAACCAAAG